A DNA window from Candidatus Hydrogenedentota bacterium contains the following coding sequences:
- a CDS encoding glycosyl hydrolase: protein MKQNSSCKWTAVTITAALLFCFSASAADTVQVVMSSQDGSKSLSSESPLQLGKARRTKDPVIKVDVSKKGQSILGLGASFDHATCENLSKLPPEKREEVIEKLMSPETGIGMNLMRVCIGTSDFVGEPYYTYNDLPEGETDPELTKFSIEKDRAYILPAIKIAQRKNPNLLLFGSPWSPPAWMKTSGKLETGSVKPECYPAFAKYLLKFIQAYEAEGIPMYAITLQNEPRMSHKGYPTTLWTGEEERDFIRDHLGPLFRQNNVKTLIWCWDHNWNRLDFPRAILSDPLAAQYVDGTAFHHYEGKVEAQSAFKSEFPDKHIYFTEGSVFRANGAIRLTQILRHWSRSYNAWVIMLDEHQKPNRGPHRASPTCIELLDDGSVRYNFDYYMQGQFMKYIHRDAVRVESSLPDIRTFSNVAFVNPDGRVVLVAANSATTSQAFAVVCNGKSFKAELPPSSVATYMWNVEDR, encoded by the coding sequence ATGAAGCAAAATAGTTCGTGTAAATGGACTGCAGTAACGATTACGGCTGCGCTGCTCTTCTGTTTCTCCGCGTCCGCCGCTGATACTGTCCAAGTTGTGATGTCCAGCCAGGACGGTTCTAAGAGCCTGAGTTCAGAAAGCCCACTGCAATTGGGCAAGGCTCGAAGGACCAAGGATCCGGTTATAAAGGTGGACGTGTCGAAAAAGGGCCAGTCCATACTTGGACTTGGCGCCTCATTCGATCACGCAACCTGTGAGAATCTCTCGAAGCTCCCCCCCGAGAAGCGCGAAGAAGTCATCGAGAAACTGATGAGCCCGGAAACCGGCATCGGAATGAACCTCATGCGGGTATGTATCGGCACGTCTGACTTTGTCGGCGAACCCTACTACACCTACAACGATCTGCCGGAAGGAGAGACCGATCCGGAGCTCACGAAGTTCTCCATTGAGAAAGACCGCGCCTACATTCTCCCCGCCATAAAGATTGCTCAGCGGAAGAACCCCAACCTGCTGCTTTTCGGTTCCCCGTGGAGTCCTCCTGCGTGGATGAAGACGTCAGGCAAGTTGGAGACCGGCAGTGTTAAGCCAGAGTGTTACCCGGCGTTTGCCAAATACCTGCTCAAGTTCATCCAGGCCTACGAGGCCGAGGGTATTCCCATGTACGCGATCACGCTGCAGAACGAGCCTCGCATGTCCCACAAGGGCTATCCCACCACGCTGTGGACTGGCGAGGAAGAGCGGGACTTCATCCGTGACCATCTTGGCCCTCTCTTCAGACAGAACAACGTGAAGACGTTGATCTGGTGCTGGGACCACAATTGGAACCGTCTCGATTTTCCGCGCGCCATTCTGTCCGATCCGCTGGCGGCGCAATATGTGGATGGCACCGCATTTCACCACTACGAGGGAAAAGTGGAGGCTCAATCGGCCTTCAAGTCCGAATTTCCGGATAAGCACATTTATTTCACCGAGGGCTCCGTCTTCCGAGCCAACGGCGCAATACGCCTGACTCAGATACTGCGCCACTGGTCTCGTTCGTATAACGCTTGGGTAATCATGCTTGATGAACACCAGAAACCCAACCGAGGTCCGCACCGGGCCAGCCCCACGTGCATAGAACTCCTGGACGATGGGTCGGTCCGGTACAACTTCGACTACTACATGCAAGGCCAGTTCATGAAGTACATCCACCGCGACGCGGTCCGCGTGGAATCCTCGCTGCCTGATATTCGTACATTCAGTAACGTGGCATTTGTGAATCCAGATGGCCGCGTGGTGTTGGTTGCTGCAAACTCGGCCACTACGTCGCAGGCCTTTGCAGTAGTCTGCAACGGAAAGTCATTCAAAGCAGAACTCCCGCCGTCGTCGGTGGCGACGTATATGTGGAATGTCGAAGATCGATAG
- a CDS encoding right-handed parallel beta-helix repeat-containing protein: protein MALRTKLGLVIAAVYVLTVQAEVPPGNESARRSHPENDLLAHPSIRITVGLRAADIVGDDNRAIQAAVDYVGQLGGGTVEVGPGEYWMRDSLHMRTGVTLRGAGDKTVLKKCDEVRSLLSADGDFGEYAVTVQNPDGFEVGYGIHVATKRVNGFHTICATILNKKDNYLTLSRPLNADCMIADDAYAATIFPVISAYHVEDFRIENLTVDGNHVKNGRIDGCRGAGIFFYQGHGGVMEGCTVRGYSGDGISFQQSNDVQVLNCVVERCTGGGIHPGSGSQRAVVRGCRSRHNGADGFFFCWRVRDAVVEDNEFCNNGATGISIGHKDTDNIIHRNIISNNAQGGVLWRDETEPMAAHNITFTENIVRNNRQVGLNIEGTTNGTVIRGNTIECDDPKDAGIRIGEKAGDVTLDDNRIKAVKPLLDERRRR from the coding sequence ATGGCGTTGAGAACAAAATTGGGTCTGGTCATCGCGGCGGTTTATGTGTTGACTGTTCAGGCGGAGGTTCCGCCAGGCAACGAGTCCGCCAGACGCAGTCATCCGGAAAACGACCTGCTTGCGCATCCCTCGATACGCATTACGGTGGGACTTCGCGCGGCAGACATCGTCGGTGACGACAATCGTGCAATTCAGGCTGCGGTAGACTATGTGGGCCAGCTCGGCGGGGGGACTGTCGAAGTCGGCCCCGGCGAGTATTGGATGCGCGACTCGTTACATATGCGTACGGGAGTTACCCTGCGGGGAGCCGGCGATAAGACCGTGCTGAAGAAGTGTGACGAGGTGCGCAGCCTACTGTCGGCTGACGGCGATTTCGGCGAGTATGCAGTAACGGTTCAGAATCCTGACGGTTTCGAGGTCGGCTATGGCATTCACGTCGCCACAAAGCGCGTCAACGGCTTTCATACGATATGTGCGACGATTCTGAACAAGAAGGACAACTATCTAACCTTGAGCCGTCCGCTCAATGCGGACTGCATGATAGCCGACGATGCCTACGCAGCGACTATTTTCCCTGTCATCAGCGCTTACCACGTGGAGGACTTTCGAATCGAGAATCTCACCGTTGACGGCAACCATGTAAAGAATGGCCGCATAGACGGGTGCCGGGGAGCGGGAATCTTCTTCTATCAGGGACATGGCGGCGTGATGGAGGGCTGCACTGTCCGTGGTTATAGCGGAGACGGCATCAGCTTCCAGCAGTCCAACGATGTGCAGGTTTTGAACTGCGTCGTTGAGCGTTGTACCGGTGGCGGTATTCATCCCGGAAGCGGTTCGCAGCGGGCGGTCGTGCGCGGTTGCAGGTCTCGGCACAACGGGGCGGACGGCTTCTTCTTCTGTTGGCGCGTACGCGACGCGGTGGTCGAAGACAATGAGTTCTGTAACAACGGCGCAACGGGCATTTCCATCGGCCACAAAGACACAGACAACATCATCCACCGGAACATCATCTCGAACAACGCGCAGGGGGGCGTCCTCTGGCGCGACGAAACAGAACCGATGGCGGCGCACAATATCACGTTCACGGAGAACATAGTACGCAACAATCGCCAGGTCGGTCTGAATATCGAAGGCACGACAAACGGCACCGTCATTCGTGGGAATACCATCGAGTGCGATGACCCGAAGGACGCGGGCATCCGCATCGGCGAAAAGGCGGGAGACGTCACGCTTGACGACAATCGCATCAAAGCGGTCAAGCCGTTGCTCGACGAGCGCCGTCGACGATAG
- a CDS encoding alpha-L-fucosidase codes for MMRSTLIQLTIALSCLTLSVLGQEKNYVPVKDTVVAEKIKKWQDLKFGLFMHWGPYSQWGTEASWTICPGDWPFRFNDRNLEDYFAYLKDYENLPKTFNPLQFDPERWAKAAKEAGMRYVVFTTKHHDGFCMYDTAETDYKITGTSCPFSVNPKADVTREIFNSFRKEGFWIGAYFSKADWHSNDYWWRRFPPYDQNVNYNPADYPERWDRFVQFTHRQILEILSKYGPVDILWLDPQDVQKRSREELEAYYKKCVTSDNGFVKARQVNQDLGMDELVAKARAIQPSLIVVDRFVGGAHENYITPENTVPEKALDFPWESCITSCNSWSYMFNAEYVSGFEVIHKLVDIVAKGGNLLLNIPPSPTGTWDDPIYVMLREVGDWMKVNNEAIYSTRSLPPYVDGKLRFTQKADGKRFVIYLPDKDEHVIPREIRIADFPLASGARISVLGGPETVSWSREGNAVTIAIPESLSANPPCLHAWVFKVD; via the coding sequence ATGATGAGGAGTACGCTAATCCAACTCACAATCGCCCTGAGCTGCCTGACTTTGTCCGTATTGGGCCAGGAAAAGAACTATGTTCCGGTCAAGGACACAGTTGTCGCTGAAAAGATTAAAAAATGGCAGGACCTGAAGTTTGGACTCTTCATGCATTGGGGACCCTATTCGCAATGGGGCACGGAAGCATCTTGGACCATTTGCCCGGGTGACTGGCCCTTCCGGTTCAATGACCGGAATTTAGAGGACTATTTCGCGTACTTGAAGGACTACGAAAACCTTCCGAAGACCTTCAATCCGCTTCAGTTCGATCCGGAGCGGTGGGCGAAGGCAGCCAAAGAAGCGGGCATGCGCTATGTCGTCTTCACGACCAAACATCACGACGGGTTCTGCATGTATGACACTGCGGAGACCGATTACAAGATAACCGGCACGTCATGCCCATTCTCGGTTAATCCCAAAGCAGACGTGACAAGGGAAATTTTTAACAGCTTCCGGAAAGAAGGTTTTTGGATTGGAGCGTACTTCTCGAAAGCCGACTGGCACAGCAATGATTATTGGTGGAGGAGGTTTCCTCCATATGACCAGAACGTGAATTACAATCCGGCGGATTACCCTGAACGCTGGGATCGTTTTGTGCAGTTCACCCACCGGCAGATACTTGAGATCCTCAGCAAGTACGGACCTGTCGATATCCTCTGGCTCGATCCGCAGGACGTACAAAAACGAAGCCGCGAGGAATTGGAGGCGTACTACAAAAAGTGCGTGACCAGCGACAACGGATTCGTCAAGGCCCGCCAGGTGAATCAGGACCTGGGCATGGATGAACTGGTGGCGAAAGCAAGAGCCATTCAGCCATCGCTAATTGTTGTTGACCGGTTTGTTGGAGGCGCGCACGAGAACTATATCACGCCAGAAAACACAGTCCCTGAAAAGGCACTCGACTTTCCCTGGGAATCCTGCATCACCAGCTGCAATAGCTGGAGCTATATGTTCAATGCAGAATACGTGAGCGGCTTCGAAGTAATTCACAAGTTGGTTGATATTGTGGCCAAAGGAGGCAACCTGCTGCTGAACATTCCCCCCAGCCCTACCGGAACTTGGGACGACCCGATATATGTGATGCTCAGGGAAGTTGGCGACTGGATGAAGGTGAACAATGAAGCCATTTACAGCACACGCTCGCTTCCCCCTTACGTAGATGGAAAACTTCGCTTCACACAGAAAGCGGATGGGAAGAGATTCGTTATCTATCTACCCGATAAGGACGAACACGTTATTCCACGGGAAATCAGGATCGCTGATTTCCCGCTGGCTTCCGGCGCGAGAATTTCGGTTTTGGGCGGCCCAGAGACCGTCTCCTGGAGTCGAGAAGGTAACGCTGTAACCATCGCAATTCCCGAATCCCTGTCGGCGAATCCTCCTTGCTTACACGCGTGGGTCTTCAAGGTGGACTGA